Proteins from a genomic interval of Yoonia sp. GPGPB17:
- the urtE gene encoding urea ABC transporter ATP-binding subunit UrtE encodes MLEVRQINLRYGQSQILYDVSLTAQVGQITAVMGNNGVGKTSLLKAVSGRHPVASGDVLVGGAAVSLFSAYHAARAGIAYVPQGREVFPMMTVRENLETGFACLPKTEHEIPDYVFELFPVLGEMQTRRGGDLSGGQQQQLAIARALITQPSVLLLDEPTEGIQPNVIQQIGDALETLRNQGQMAIVLVEQNADFAYRIADTFVVIERGRIKQTATKEDYSKGRLMADLAL; translated from the coding sequence ATGCTTGAAGTGCGTCAGATCAACCTCAGATACGGGCAAAGCCAGATTTTGTACGACGTTTCATTGACGGCACAGGTCGGACAGATCACAGCCGTCATGGGCAACAATGGCGTGGGCAAGACAAGCCTGCTGAAAGCCGTGTCCGGGCGGCACCCCGTTGCCAGCGGCGACGTTCTGGTTGGCGGCGCAGCGGTCTCACTCTTCTCTGCCTACCATGCGGCACGTGCGGGCATCGCATACGTGCCGCAAGGGCGCGAAGTGTTCCCGATGATGACGGTACGCGAAAACCTTGAGACAGGTTTTGCCTGCTTGCCGAAGACCGAACATGAGATCCCGGACTATGTCTTTGAACTTTTCCCGGTCTTGGGCGAAATGCAAACCCGGCGCGGCGGCGATTTGTCTGGCGGCCAGCAACAGCAGTTGGCCATTGCACGCGCGCTGATCACGCAACCGTCCGTCCTTCTGCTGGATGAACCCACCGAAGGCATCCAACCAAACGTCATTCAACAGATCGGTGATGCGCTTGAGACGCTTCGCAACCAAGGCCAAATGGCGATTGTGCTGGTCGAACAGAATGCCGATTTTGCCTACCGGATTGCGGATACCTTTGTCGTGATTGAACGCGGCAGGATCAAGCAAACCGCCACAAAAGAGGACTATTCGAAAGGTCGCCTGATGGCTGATTTGGCCCTCTAG
- the urtD gene encoding urea ABC transporter ATP-binding protein UrtD, whose translation MSMLLEVSGVSVTFDGFRAINNLSINFAKTELRAIIGPNGAGKTTFMDIVTGKTKPDDGQVIWGDQNISLLGMSESQIAREGIGRKFQKPTVFEAQTVRQNLAMALKTPRGPFAVLMHKKTKPNAERIENVAARIGLQDGLTRVAGELSHGQKQWLEIGMLLAQEPRLMLVDEPAAGMTPEEREKTTDILQEAAKTCAVVVVEHDMEFVRRLNCKVTVLHEGAVLAEGSLDHVTSNQTVIDVYLGRAHA comes from the coding sequence ATGAGTATGCTGCTGGAGGTCTCGGGCGTCAGTGTCACCTTCGATGGATTTCGTGCGATCAATAACCTGTCGATCAATTTCGCAAAGACAGAACTGCGGGCGATCATTGGCCCCAATGGGGCGGGCAAAACCACATTCATGGATATTGTGACCGGCAAGACAAAACCGGACGACGGACAGGTGATCTGGGGCGATCAGAATATCTCACTTCTGGGCATGTCAGAAAGTCAGATTGCACGCGAAGGCATTGGGCGGAAGTTCCAGAAACCCACTGTTTTCGAGGCGCAGACCGTCCGGCAAAACCTTGCCATGGCGCTGAAGACACCACGCGGGCCGTTTGCCGTGCTGATGCACAAGAAGACCAAACCAAACGCCGAACGCATTGAAAACGTCGCTGCCCGGATCGGGCTGCAGGACGGCCTGACCCGGGTCGCAGGTGAGCTGAGCCATGGGCAAAAACAATGGCTTGAGATCGGCATGCTGCTGGCCCAAGAGCCGCGCCTGATGCTGGTGGATGAACCTGCCGCGGGTATGACGCCGGAGGAGCGCGAAAAGACGACCGACATCCTGCAAGAGGCGGCCAAAACCTGCGCCGTTGTCGTGGTTGAACACGATATGGAGTTTGTACGCCGCCTGAATTGCAAGGTGACAGTGCTGCACGAAGGGGCGGTGTTAGCCGAAGGCAGCCTGGATCACGTCACGTCCAATCAGACTGTTATCGACGTTTATCTGGGGCGTGCCCATGCTTGA
- the urtC gene encoding urea ABC transporter permease subunit UrtC: MQRSFLAQNPSVLWFIAILAVFTVAVTVLSEVTGIGLISTSFVKTLGKTLCLCLIAIAMDVVWGYCGILSLGHFAFFGIGGYAIGMWLMYARTEGIVIESLAGQPIPPTPAEISDAIGNQIFGVVGSSEFPMIWAFADSLLLQLLMVILVPGLLALVFGWLAFRSRVTGVYLSILTQAMTLALALYLFQNDSGLRGNNGLSGLQNIPGYEDVSQATISIIFFVASALALAAGYVFFAWIVSGKMGSVVQGIRDNEARVRFLGYHVESYKLFIFTTTAVVAGIAGALYYPQAGIINPGEIAPIASIYLAVWVAIGGRGRLYGAVIGAAFVSLLSSWFTGGGAPDINLGFYVIQWTDWWLVLLGVSFVAVTLFFPKGIGGLFDYLVRKPS, encoded by the coding sequence ATGCAAAGATCATTCCTCGCCCAAAACCCATCCGTGTTGTGGTTCATTGCCATTCTCGCGGTCTTTACAGTGGCTGTTACGGTACTGTCCGAGGTCACAGGCATCGGCCTGATCTCAACCTCCTTCGTCAAAACACTGGGCAAGACCCTGTGCCTGTGCCTGATTGCCATCGCGATGGATGTTGTCTGGGGATACTGCGGGATCCTGTCCTTGGGGCATTTCGCGTTCTTTGGCATCGGCGGCTATGCCATCGGCATGTGGCTGATGTATGCGCGCACCGAGGGGATCGTGATTGAGAGCCTTGCTGGACAACCCATTCCACCGACGCCCGCAGAGATCTCCGATGCAATCGGCAACCAGATCTTCGGGGTCGTGGGCAGTTCTGAATTCCCCATGATCTGGGCTTTCGCTGATAGTTTGCTGCTTCAGTTGTTGATGGTCATTCTCGTACCGGGATTGTTAGCACTGGTCTTTGGTTGGTTGGCGTTCCGGTCGCGTGTCACGGGCGTTTACCTGTCGATCCTAACGCAAGCCATGACGCTGGCCCTCGCCCTCTACCTGTTCCAAAACGATAGCGGCTTGCGTGGCAACAACGGCCTGTCGGGCCTGCAAAACATCCCCGGCTATGAGGATGTATCGCAGGCCACTATCTCGATCATCTTCTTTGTCGCTTCCGCGCTTGCGCTGGCGGCTGGCTATGTCTTCTTTGCCTGGATCGTGTCGGGAAAGATGGGCAGCGTCGTTCAGGGCATTCGCGACAATGAGGCACGGGTGCGGTTTCTGGGCTACCACGTCGAAAGCTACAAACTCTTCATCTTCACCACGACGGCTGTGGTCGCGGGTATCGCAGGCGCGCTTTATTACCCACAGGCGGGCATCATCAACCCCGGCGAAATCGCCCCAATCGCGTCCATCTATCTGGCCGTTTGGGTCGCCATTGGCGGGCGCGGGCGGCTTTATGGCGCGGTGATCGGCGCGGCCTTCGTGTCGCTCCTATCCAGCTGGTTCACGGGTGGCGGCGCGCCTGACATCAACCTTGGTTTCTATGTGATCCAATGGACCGATTGGTGGCTGGTGCTGCTGGGTGTGTCCTTCGTCGCGGTCACATTGTTCTTTCCCAAAGGGATTGGCGGGCTGTTTGACTATCTGGTGAGGAAACCGTCATGA
- the urtA gene encoding urea ABC transporter substrate-binding protein has translation MKLRTSALAMTALLGATAMAAAECADPIKVGVLHSLSGTMAISETTLKDTMELLIENQNAAGGLLDCEIEAVVVDPASDWPLFAEKARELLTVSEVDVIFGSWTSVSRKSALPVLEELNGLMFYPVQYEGEESSKNVFYTGAAPNQQAIPATDYFLEELGVEKFALLGTDYVYPRTTNNILEAYLQDNGIAAEDIFVNYTPFGHSDWATIVADVVALGADGKQVGVISTINGDANIGFYKELAAAGISADDIPVVAFSVGEEELSGLDTSDLVGHLAAWNYFQSAESDLNEEWVTAWKAKMGEERVTNDPMEAHFIGFNMWVNAVTEAGTTDVDAVREAMYGQEFPNLTGGTAVMLPNHHLAKPVLIGEITADGQFDIISQTAEVPGDAWTDYLPESAILKSDWQELGCGMYNTETETCVQLTSNY, from the coding sequence ATGAAACTAAGAACCTCTGCACTTGCAATGACTGCTCTGCTGGGCGCCACCGCGATGGCTGCTGCCGAATGCGCCGATCCGATTAAAGTGGGTGTACTGCACTCATTGTCTGGCACGATGGCGATTTCCGAGACCACGCTGAAAGACACCATGGAGCTGCTGATTGAAAATCAGAACGCCGCCGGTGGTCTTTTAGACTGTGAGATTGAAGCGGTTGTTGTTGACCCGGCCTCTGACTGGCCGCTCTTTGCCGAAAAGGCACGCGAATTGTTGACCGTCAGCGAAGTTGACGTGATCTTCGGCAGTTGGACATCTGTCAGCCGCAAATCCGCACTGCCCGTGCTGGAGGAACTCAACGGATTGATGTTCTACCCGGTGCAGTATGAAGGCGAAGAAAGCTCCAAGAACGTGTTCTACACAGGCGCTGCCCCAAACCAACAGGCGATCCCTGCGACTGACTATTTCCTTGAAGAGTTGGGTGTTGAAAAGTTCGCGCTGCTTGGCACCGACTATGTTTACCCGCGTACCACGAACAACATTCTTGAGGCCTATCTTCAGGACAACGGCATCGCTGCCGAAGACATTTTTGTGAACTATACACCGTTCGGGCATTCCGACTGGGCGACAATTGTCGCTGACGTTGTGGCTCTGGGTGCTGATGGTAAGCAGGTTGGTGTGATCTCGACCATCAACGGTGACGCCAACATCGGTTTCTATAAAGAACTGGCCGCCGCAGGTATTTCTGCTGATGACATCCCGGTCGTAGCGTTCTCGGTTGGTGAGGAAGAGCTGTCCGGTCTCGATACATCCGACCTTGTGGGCCATCTGGCTGCCTGGAACTATTTTCAGTCCGCTGAGTCCGATCTGAATGAAGAGTGGGTGACAGCATGGAAAGCTAAGATGGGCGAAGAGCGCGTCACAAACGATCCGATGGAAGCGCATTTCATCGGCTTTAACATGTGGGTGAACGCAGTGACCGAAGCTGGCACCACCGACGTCGACGCGGTCCGCGAAGCGATGTATGGGCAGGAATTCCCGAACCTGACAGGTGGGACAGCGGTGATGCTACCCAACCACCACCTTGCTAAGCCCGTGCTGATCGGTGAAATCACTGCCGATGGTCAGTTCGACATCATTAGCCAAACGGCTGAGGTTCCCGGCGATGCATGGACAGACTATCTGCCCGAATCCGCTATCCTAAAGTCGGATTGGCAGGAACTGGGGTGCGGTATGTATAACACTGAAACCGAGACCTGTGTTCAGCTGACCTCAAACTACTAA
- a CDS encoding helix-turn-helix domain-containing protein, translating to MFLPLFPMALSALALFAGASVLLLSPRKNLANRVLATFFFISAFAQAMSVLNYRDDSDGFQPVMILMQLLPLVIAFLFGPLILLYTRLLTGQQRHIGGRDFLRVAWAPTTVAIICTPLTIGAIWFGFFSDDGALRPGAIGYAAGMAVILTLLVIMPFTYIYVFMCWRLLIAHLDTLKDAFSYIQDKALSWLRWFLVLLSVQATMAAFEIYDQLTQSGLSSPTIMDIGEFFLLFIMSLLALNHVVQSRERQEVAPQPEQEPSKYERSALTAQQAGRVAQQLDQTMARDGLYRDPFLNLSTLSARAHVKSHRVSQVLNTHIGRSFFDYVNGWRIDAAKRQLADEQLTIVAIFQEVGFNSRSTFYTAFKKETGLTPTEYRRRLRSDQTVQQNNAAV from the coding sequence ATGTTCTTGCCGCTTTTTCCTATGGCCCTTTCTGCCCTCGCGCTGTTTGCAGGGGCGAGTGTGTTACTTTTGAGCCCGCGGAAAAACCTGGCCAACCGTGTGTTGGCGACGTTCTTTTTCATATCGGCTTTTGCACAAGCTATGAGCGTGCTGAATTACAGAGACGACTCTGACGGTTTTCAGCCAGTTATGATACTGATGCAGCTGCTGCCGCTGGTGATTGCATTTCTGTTCGGCCCGTTGATCCTGCTTTACACGCGGCTTCTGACCGGTCAACAACGACATATTGGTGGCAGAGATTTTTTGCGGGTTGCATGGGCGCCGACGACGGTAGCCATCATCTGCACACCGCTGACAATCGGCGCGATTTGGTTTGGTTTTTTCTCAGATGATGGTGCCTTGCGTCCCGGTGCGATTGGCTATGCCGCCGGTATGGCTGTGATTCTGACACTTCTAGTCATCATGCCCTTCACTTACATCTACGTGTTTATGTGTTGGCGTCTGCTGATTGCGCATCTCGATACACTCAAGGATGCGTTTTCCTACATACAAGACAAAGCGCTATCCTGGTTGCGTTGGTTTCTGGTTCTCCTCAGCGTTCAAGCGACGATGGCGGCGTTTGAAATATATGACCAGCTCACCCAATCTGGCCTCAGTTCACCAACGATTATGGATATTGGTGAGTTCTTCTTGCTGTTCATCATGAGCCTTCTTGCGCTTAACCACGTGGTGCAATCCAGAGAACGTCAAGAGGTTGCCCCTCAGCCTGAACAAGAACCATCCAAATATGAACGTTCCGCGCTGACGGCGCAGCAAGCGGGCCGTGTTGCCCAACAGCTGGACCAAACGATGGCCCGTGATGGCTTATACCGTGATCCGTTCCTTAATCTGAGCACATTGTCCGCGCGGGCACATGTTAAATCACATCGTGTTTCTCAGGTGCTCAACACCCATATTGGTCGTTCGTTTTTTGACTATGTTAACGGCTGGCGCATTGATGCAGCCAAGCGCCAACTTGCTGACGAACAGCTGACCATTGTCGCCATCTTCCAAGAGGTCGGTTTCAACAGCAGATCCACATTCTACACAGCGTTTAAGAAGGAAACTGGTCTGACCCCGACCGAGTATCGGCGTCGCTTGCGTAGCGATCAGACGGTACAGCAAAACAACGCCGCTGTGTAA
- a CDS encoding outer membrane protein produces MKLFQRTLCVIGAALLPTTVLADWSGVYGGVSAGRSFDAELTFDDSSLGKTETEPTGVFGGFAGYQFQNEQVVYGAEIALSRAPDIEASDDADLDMDGNIIDLKGRIGYAAGNGLIYGVAGLSSIMIDSDDGEFDGLGANFGVGYDFLVAENIVLGAEYLIRRTTGDDDDNDFDIDSDVLSIRAAYKF; encoded by the coding sequence ATGAAACTCTTCCAACGAACTCTGTGTGTCATTGGCGCGGCACTTCTCCCTACAACCGTGTTGGCAGATTGGAGTGGTGTTTACGGCGGCGTCTCTGCCGGTCGCAGCTTTGACGCAGAACTCACATTTGATGATAGCAGCTTGGGAAAGACCGAAACCGAGCCTACGGGCGTCTTTGGTGGCTTTGCGGGCTATCAGTTCCAGAACGAGCAAGTTGTTTACGGTGCTGAAATCGCGTTGTCGCGTGCCCCCGATATCGAAGCATCTGACGATGCCGACCTTGATATGGATGGGAATATTATCGACCTCAAAGGCCGCATTGGCTACGCCGCAGGCAATGGATTGATCTACGGCGTGGCTGGGTTGTCTTCTATCATGATTGACAGCGATGATGGCGAATTTGATGGCTTGGGCGCCAACTTTGGGGTCGGTTACGACTTTCTTGTCGCAGAAAACATTGTTCTGGGGGCAGAATACCTGATCCGCCGCACAACGGGCGACGATGATGACAATGACTTCGATATCGATTCTGACGTGTTGTCGATCCGGGCTGCCTACAAATTCTAA